From one Oscillospiraceae bacterium genomic stretch:
- a CDS encoding DUF1727 domain-containing protein, with the protein MKRLRLAFAVMVCKFLIVVGKLMGTKSSSAPGRIALKLCPDALRLLAPKIKRKIICVLGTNGKTTTNNMINTLLTESGNITVCNTVGANMFDGVATAFINAAGMFGSLNADYAVLEIDEASAKIVFDHLNPHIIVITNLFRDQMDRYGEITETLEQLKIAVKKAPQATLVLNGDDPMCASFVKSVENPHVIYGVSEETNQPKTETKEGRTCMFCGEELSYNFYHYNQLGDFFCTGCDFKRPEPDFSATNVWLNPTLSFTLNEKLEVKTPLLGFYNLYNVLAAISVAETLKLPISNYTQIFADYETQTARMEEFDLGKPVILNLAKNPAGFNQAIATLKNDPRKKAVVVGINDMPSDGIDISWLYDVDFELLSDCVAHGASGKRCHDMALRWYYADVEDVNVNENPVPLALEFLKTDCEVIYLLVNYTLIFDAKKELLLAEKKAGNAKKRN; encoded by the coding sequence ATGAAACGACTGCGACTGGCATTCGCCGTAATGGTTTGCAAATTTTTAATTGTGGTTGGAAAGCTGATGGGCACCAAAAGCTCTTCCGCACCCGGCAGAATTGCCCTAAAACTTTGCCCTGACGCTCTTCGGCTGCTTGCTCCGAAAATCAAACGAAAAATTATTTGCGTGTTGGGTACCAACGGAAAAACCACCACCAACAATATGATTAACACCCTGTTAACCGAATCCGGTAACATTACGGTGTGTAACACTGTGGGCGCCAATATGTTTGACGGTGTGGCAACCGCATTTATCAACGCTGCAGGAATGTTCGGTTCCTTAAATGCAGACTATGCCGTGCTGGAAATTGATGAAGCCAGCGCAAAAATTGTGTTTGACCACTTAAATCCCCACATCATTGTAATAACCAACCTGTTCCGTGACCAGATGGACCGTTACGGTGAAATTACCGAAACGTTGGAACAGCTTAAAATCGCGGTGAAAAAAGCACCGCAGGCAACTTTGGTGTTAAACGGGGATGACCCCATGTGTGCATCTTTTGTGAAAAGCGTGGAAAATCCTCACGTGATATACGGCGTTTCGGAAGAAACCAATCAGCCCAAAACCGAAACCAAAGAAGGCAGAACCTGTATGTTCTGCGGAGAAGAATTGTCATACAATTTCTATCATTACAATCAATTGGGTGACTTTTTCTGCACCGGTTGTGATTTCAAACGTCCCGAACCAGATTTCAGTGCAACCAACGTTTGGTTAAATCCCACCCTATCCTTCACTTTAAACGAAAAGCTGGAAGTAAAAACTCCCCTTTTGGGCTTTTACAATTTATATAACGTACTGGCAGCAATTTCTGTGGCAGAAACACTGAAGCTTCCTATTTCCAATTACACACAGATTTTTGCGGATTATGAAACCCAGACTGCCAGAATGGAAGAATTTGATTTAGGAAAACCTGTAATCTTAAACTTAGCGAAAAATCCTGCCGGCTTTAACCAGGCAATTGCAACCTTAAAAAACGATCCCCGCAAAAAAGCGGTGGTTGTGGGCATCAACGATATGCCCTCCGACGGTATTGATATTTCCTGGCTGTACGATGTGGACTTTGAACTGCTGTCTGACTGCGTGGCGCACGGTGCATCCGGAAAACGTTGCCACGATATGGCACTCAGATGGTACTATGCCGATGTGGAAGATGTGAACGTGAACGAAAATCCCGTACCGCTGGCATTGGAATTTTTAAAAACCGACTGCGAAGTCATTTACCTTTTGGTGAACTACACTTTAATTTTCGATGCAAAAAAAGAACTTCTTCTGGCAGAAAAAAAGGCCGGAAATGCTAAAAAAAGAAATTAA
- a CDS encoding ribonuclease J produces the protein MVAKKKILKVIPLGGLHEIGKNLTAIEYGDIGILIDCGIAFPDENMLGVDLVIPDYSYIVKNQHKFKALVLTHGHEDHIGGIPYLMKDCSIPVFGTKLTIGLVKFKLKEHNLLSKVALNQVSAGDKLKFGDITVEFIHTNHSIADSVAIAVHTPEGIILHTGDFKIDTTPVTGNMIDLARFGELGKQGVTLLMSESTNAERHGYTQSERSVGKALNDIFITNPKKRIIIATFASNVHRVQQIIDASVRYNRKVAVSGRSMENVVQVAQELGYMKIPKGTLIDIDNIKNYNNEHLTIITTGSQGEPMSGLHRMAFSAHRKVEITSNDLVVLSANPIPGNEKLVSTVVNELFKRGSSVVYDNLADVHVSGHACQEELKLMLALTKPKYFMPIHGEYKHLIHHKNLAMEVGIPEDRIHILQLGNVLQVSKTQVKPAGSVTSGKVFVAGLSVGDVGNIVLRDRKHLSQDGLIVIVVSLSSETGQILSGPDIISRGFVYMRDSEDLMEETRQVAKEALDTLIAKKVTDWATLKNEMRSQVSTFLNKKTKRSPMILPIIMEV, from the coding sequence ATTGTGGCGAAAAAGAAAATACTGAAGGTAATTCCCTTAGGCGGTCTTCACGAAATCGGTAAAAATCTGACCGCTATTGAGTATGGAGATATCGGAATTTTAATTGATTGCGGGATTGCCTTTCCGGATGAGAATATGCTGGGCGTGGACCTAGTAATTCCCGACTATTCTTATATTGTCAAAAACCAACATAAATTCAAGGCATTGGTATTAACCCACGGGCACGAAGACCATATCGGCGGGATTCCCTATCTAATGAAAGATTGCTCCATTCCCGTGTTTGGCACCAAGCTGACCATCGGTCTTGTAAAATTCAAATTAAAAGAACATAATCTGCTCTCCAAGGTAGCCTTAAATCAGGTTTCTGCCGGAGACAAACTGAAATTCGGCGACATTACCGTGGAATTTATCCACACCAACCACTCTATCGCAGATTCGGTTGCCATCGCCGTGCACACCCCGGAAGGAATCATCCTGCATACCGGAGACTTTAAAATCGACACCACTCCCGTTACGGGAAATATGATTGACTTAGCACGCTTTGGGGAACTGGGCAAACAAGGAGTCACCCTCTTAATGAGCGAATCCACCAATGCGGAACGCCATGGTTACACCCAGAGCGAACGCTCAGTGGGAAAAGCCTTAAATGATATTTTTATCACCAATCCTAAAAAGAGAATTATTATTGCCACCTTTGCATCCAACGTGCATCGTGTGCAACAGATTATTGATGCTTCCGTCCGCTATAACCGTAAGGTTGCAGTTTCGGGCAGAAGTATGGAAAATGTAGTGCAGGTTGCTCAGGAGCTGGGCTATATGAAAATTCCCAAAGGCACCCTCATTGATATTGATAACATCAAAAATTACAACAACGAACATTTAACCATTATCACCACGGGAAGTCAGGGAGAACCCATGAGCGGTCTGCACCGTATGGCGTTTTCCGCCCATCGGAAGGTGGAAATCACCTCCAACGACTTGGTGGTGTTAAGCGCAAATCCCATTCCGGGAAATGAAAAACTGGTTTCCACCGTGGTAAACGAATTGTTTAAAAGAGGCTCCTCGGTGGTATATGATAATCTGGCGGATGTGCACGTTTCAGGTCACGCCTGCCAGGAAGAATTAAAACTGATGTTAGCTCTGACCAAACCCAAATACTTTATGCCCATCCACGGGGAATACAAGCACTTAATTCATCATAAAAATCTGGCAATGGAAGTTGGCATTCCGGAAGACCGTATTCATATTCTGCAACTGGGAAATGTGTTGCAAGTATCCAAAACACAGGTCAAACCTGCAGGCAGTGTCACATCGGGCAAAGTGTTTGTGGCAGGATTATCAGTTGGCGATGTGGGCAATATTGTGCTTCGTGACAGAAAACATTTGTCCCAAGATGGGCTGATTGTGATCGTGGTTTCCCTATCTTCGGAAACCGGACAAATTTTATCGGGCCCCGATATTATCTCCCGCGGCTTTGTATATATGAGAGACAGTGAGGATTTAATGGAAGAAACCCGTCAGGTTGCCAAGGAGGCGCTGGATACTCTCATTGCAAAAAAAGTGACCGACTGGGCAACACTAAAGAACGAAATGCGTTCTCAGGTGAGCACCTTCTTAAACAAGAAAACAAAACGCTCTCCCATGATTTTACCAATCATTATGGAAGTGTAA